ATAAATATGAGGCGCATCACCGGGTACGCATTACGGATAAAGCCTTAAAGGCCGCAGCCCGGCTTAGCGACCGATATATTACCGATCGTTTTCTGCCTGACAAGGCTATTGACCTAATGGATGAGGCGGGCTCCAGGGTACGCTTGCAGGCTTTTACCGCGCCTCCCGACGTAAAGGAACTGGAGCAGCGCATTGAAGAGATGCACAAGGAAAAAGAAGCCGCCGTAAACAATCAGGAATTTGAAAAGGCGGCTCAGCTTCGGGATGAGGAAAATAAGTTAAGGCAGGAGCTGGGAGGTAAGCGCAGCAGCTGGCAGCAGCAGAAGGGCGGCAAGCGGCTGGAAGTGACGGAGGAGGATATTGCCCAAATTGTAGCCAGTTGGACCGGTATTCCGGTGCGCAAACTGGCGGAGGAGGAATCCGACCGGCTGCTTCGGATGGAGGAAATACTGCACCGGCGGGTTATCGGCCAGGACGAAGCTGTTGCGGCAGTTTCCAGGGCTATCCGCCGGGCCCGGGCCGGGCTGAAGGATCCCAAGCGGCCAATTGGCTCGTTTATCTTTTTGGGACCTACCGGAGTAGGTAAAACCGAGTTGGCCCGGGCTGTGGCCGAGGCCATGTTCGGCGATGAAGACGCCATGGTGCGTGTTGATATGAGCGAATATATGGAAAAGTTTGCGGTAAGCCGGCTGGTGGGTGCGCCTCCGGGATATGTGGGTTATGATGAGGGCGGGCAGTTAACCGATGCGGTTCGCCGCAAACCCTACTCCGTGGTGCTGTTGGATGAGATTGAAAAGGCCCATCCGGATGTGTTTAACATACTGCTGCAAGTTCTGGAAGACGGTCGACTCACTGATGCCAGGGGCCGTACGGTAGATTTTCGCAACACGGTAATTATTATGACCTCCAATGTGGGGGTAAGCTTAATCAAGCGGGAAGCCATGCTGGGCTTTAAAACAGATGAGGGCGAAAACAAAAATTATGAGAACATGAAGAGAAGAGTTATGGATGATTTGCGCCGTGCATTCAGGCCGGAGTTTCTAAACCGCATTGATGATACAATAGTCTTCCATGCACTGAACCAGGAGCACATTGCCGAAATTGTGGGTTTAATGGTGCGGGAAGTGGCCGGGCGGCTGGCTGAAAATGAGATAGAAATTGAAGTCACTGAGGCGGCTAAGGAGTATCTGGCCCGGGAGGGATTTGACGAAGAATACGGTGCCAGGCCGCTGCGCCGGGCTATCCAGAAGGAAATTGAGGATCGCCTTTCAGAGGAAATGTTGAAGGGCACTTTTAGGAAAGGCAATCGGGTATTTATTGATAAAGAGGCCGGCGGCGGTTTAACGGTAACCAAAAATTTAACGCTATTGAAATAATGGACTTATAGCAAGGGCCATTAAGCTAAATTATAACAACGGGGTAAAGGGTGGATGTTAAACCCCCTTTTATCCCGTAATTACATAAATTGGTCATAATATTGGGGACTAAATACCCGGGACTAAATACCCGGGACTAAATACCCGGCGCATTGGTACTCCAATGATGTTTATGCTATGATATAATTATTTGATAATTGTTTATTGGGAGACTTGGCTGTGACTGCAAAAAAAACCGGTTATTACTGCCAGGAGTGCGGTCATTTTACTCTCCGCTGGATGGGCCGTTGCGCCGGTTGTGGGGCTTGGAACACTTATGTGGAAGAGGTTTGTGCACCTGCGCGGCGCCGCCGGGCGGCGGAGTGCCCGGAAGAGCCCCGTCCTCTTATTGAAGTTCCGCCGGTGGACAGTGAACGCCGCTCTACAGGTATGGCTGAATTAAATCGTGTGCTGGGTGGCGGTTTGGTGCCGGGTTCATTAATTTTACTGGGCGGTGATCCGGGCATTGGTAAATCCACTTTGCTTTTGCAGGTAGCCGGCGCTGTTGGTTCCGCGGGTCACCGGGTGCTTTACGTATCGGGGGAAGAGTCACCCCAGCAAATTAAACTGCGTGCCGACCGGCTTGGGGTAAACGGCGCCGAGCTTTACGTTTATCCCCAAACTGATCTGGAGGACGTGGAAGATCAGTTGGTTAAGGTGAACCCTTTACTGGTGGTAGTGGATTCCATTCAGACTATGTACTTATCCCATGTTGCATCCGCCCCCGGCAGTGTGAGTCAGGTGCGGGAGTGTACCGCCCGTCTTATGCAGCTGGCCAAAAAACAGTCGGTATCTATTTTTGTTGTGGGGCATGTAACCAAGGAGGGGATGATTGCCGGTCCCCGGGTGATGGAGCACATGGTGGACGTGGTTTTATACTTTGAAGGTGAGCGCCGCCAGACATTTAGGATATTGCGCGGAGTGAAAAACCGTTTCGGCTCTACCAATGAAATCGGTGTTTTTGAAATGTCCGGCGCCGGTTTGCGGGAAGTGTCCAATCCGTCCTCTTTCTTCTTAATGGATCATGTCCACCGGGATATGGCCGGTACGGTGGTGGTGCCGACACTGGAGGGCACCCGCCCGCTGCTGGTGGAGATTCAGGCCCTGGTTTGCCCTACCTCCTTTGGTACACCCAGGCGGATGACTGCCGGGGTGGATCACAATCGGGTAGCTTTAATTATGGCGGTACTGGAAAAACGCCTGGGGTTGATGCTGGGTAACTGCGATGCTTACGTTAACGTGGTAGGCGGTGTGCGTATAGATGAACCCGCGGCCGATCTGGGTATTGCCATGGCCTTGGCGTCCAGCTTTCGGGAACGGTCCATTGACGGGCGCATGGTGATTATGGGTGAGCTGGGGCTGACCGGTGAAATAAGACAGGTTGCTGCAGCGGATAAAAGGATTCGGGAAGCTGCCCA
This genomic interval from Desulfoscipio sp. XC116 contains the following:
- a CDS encoding ATP-dependent Clp protease ATP-binding subunit, coding for MFGRFTQRAQKVLMLAQEEAKRFKHPYVGTEHILLGLISEGEGVAAKALASLGVQADKVRAMVEQSIGTGEGSPREMALTPRVKKVLELSVDEARRMGTNYVGTEHLLLGLIREGEGVAAQVLGVLGANQERVRQVVIQLLGGAGGGGSQRQQPQPGCAGGTCGTKTVTLDQFGRDLTDMAREDNLDPVVGREKEIERVVQILSRRTKNNPVLIGDPGVGKTAVVEGLAQRIVSGNVPETLLQKRLVTLDLALLVAGTKYRGEFEERLKKVVEEITREKNVIVFIDELHTIIGAGAAEGAIDAANILKPALARGELQCIGATTLDEYRKHIERDSALERRFQPITVEEPSVEETVQILMGLRDKYEAHHRVRITDKALKAAARLSDRYITDRFLPDKAIDLMDEAGSRVRLQAFTAPPDVKELEQRIEEMHKEKEAAVNNQEFEKAAQLRDEENKLRQELGGKRSSWQQQKGGKRLEVTEEDIAQIVASWTGIPVRKLAEEESDRLLRMEEILHRRVIGQDEAVAAVSRAIRRARAGLKDPKRPIGSFIFLGPTGVGKTELARAVAEAMFGDEDAMVRVDMSEYMEKFAVSRLVGAPPGYVGYDEGGQLTDAVRRKPYSVVLLDEIEKAHPDVFNILLQVLEDGRLTDARGRTVDFRNTVIIMTSNVGVSLIKREAMLGFKTDEGENKNYENMKRRVMDDLRRAFRPEFLNRIDDTIVFHALNQEHIAEIVGLMVREVAGRLAENEIEIEVTEAAKEYLAREGFDEEYGARPLRRAIQKEIEDRLSEEMLKGTFRKGNRVFIDKEAGGGLTVTKNLTLLK
- the radA gene encoding DNA repair protein RadA codes for the protein MTAKKTGYYCQECGHFTLRWMGRCAGCGAWNTYVEEVCAPARRRRAAECPEEPRPLIEVPPVDSERRSTGMAELNRVLGGGLVPGSLILLGGDPGIGKSTLLLQVAGAVGSAGHRVLYVSGEESPQQIKLRADRLGVNGAELYVYPQTDLEDVEDQLVKVNPLLVVVDSIQTMYLSHVASAPGSVSQVRECTARLMQLAKKQSVSIFVVGHVTKEGMIAGPRVMEHMVDVVLYFEGERRQTFRILRGVKNRFGSTNEIGVFEMSGAGLREVSNPSSFFLMDHVHRDMAGTVVVPTLEGTRPLLVEIQALVCPTSFGTPRRMTAGVDHNRVALIMAVLEKRLGLMLGNCDAYVNVVGGVRIDEPAADLGIAMALASSFRERSIDGRMVIMGELGLTGEIRQVAAADKRIREAAQLGFGSCLAPRQKGLPKVSGLNILEAATLAEAFDLAF